In a single window of the Aquicella siphonis genome:
- a CDS encoding FliI/YscN family ATPase, with protein MIDLFNKKSVMEHLRKMANAAENNPSATVAGSIVRISGSKLEAAGISVPMGTICAVVISPVKSINAEVIGFSESVTYLMAIEDTFGIKQGTPVIPLVRAHSARVGMSLLGRVIDASGNPIDGKGVIESDEYYPLTAQAINPLARKRISEPLDVGIRVINSLLTVGKGQRLGIFAGSGVGKSVLLGMMSRFTRADIAVVGLIGERGREVKEFIEENLGENGLAKSVVIASPADTSPIMRVNGAALAMAIAEYYRDKGFDVLLILDSLTRYAQAQREISLTAGELPATKGYTPSVFARLAQLVERSGNGIDGTGSITAFYTVLVEGDDQHDPIADHARSILDGHIFLSRHLADAGHYPAIDIEKSVSRVMPAIATEQQLNCAVRFKKLYSAYSKNREIVNVGMYQHGADPVIDESLRYRDAMEKFLKQGMNESADYHTSSQQLETVFSQAAYR; from the coding sequence ATGATTGATCTCTTTAACAAAAAATCTGTTATGGAGCATTTGCGTAAAATGGCAAATGCGGCTGAAAATAACCCGTCAGCAACTGTGGCGGGCAGCATTGTGCGAATTTCAGGCAGCAAATTGGAGGCGGCTGGTATTTCCGTTCCCATGGGAACGATCTGCGCGGTCGTGATTTCACCTGTGAAATCAATTAATGCTGAAGTCATCGGGTTTTCGGAAAGTGTTACTTATTTAATGGCGATTGAAGATACATTTGGCATCAAACAGGGAACACCTGTCATACCGCTTGTGCGGGCACACAGCGCCAGAGTCGGGATGTCGCTTTTAGGAAGAGTGATTGATGCCTCTGGCAATCCGATTGACGGAAAGGGCGTGATTGAATCTGATGAATATTATCCGCTGACCGCGCAAGCCATTAACCCGCTGGCGAGAAAGCGTATATCCGAGCCGCTCGATGTCGGAATTCGCGTCATTAACTCTCTGCTAACAGTTGGAAAGGGACAGCGTCTGGGTATTTTTGCCGGCAGCGGGGTAGGAAAGAGTGTGTTGCTCGGAATGATGTCGCGTTTTACTCGCGCGGATATTGCTGTTGTTGGATTAATTGGCGAACGAGGAAGAGAAGTCAAGGAATTTATAGAGGAAAACCTCGGGGAAAATGGACTGGCGAAATCTGTCGTTATCGCCTCTCCTGCGGATACGTCTCCAATTATGAGAGTTAATGGAGCGGCATTGGCCATGGCCATTGCTGAATATTACCGGGACAAGGGATTTGACGTTTTGTTGATACTGGATTCGCTTACTCGATACGCACAGGCGCAGAGAGAAATTTCGCTGACAGCGGGTGAATTGCCCGCGACAAAAGGATATACGCCATCCGTTTTTGCCAGGCTTGCTCAACTGGTTGAGCGATCCGGAAACGGGATAGACGGGACAGGCTCTATAACAGCATTTTACACAGTATTGGTGGAAGGTGACGATCAGCATGATCCCATTGCTGATCATGCGCGCTCAATTCTTGATGGTCATATATTTTTATCGCGCCATCTTGCCGATGCGGGTCATTACCCAGCAATTGATATAGAAAAATCTGTGAGTAGAGTCATGCCTGCCATTGCGACTGAGCAGCAATTGAATTGCGCCGTGCGGTTCAAAAAGTTGTACAGTGCCTATTCAAAAAATCGCGAAATTGTCAATGTGGGCATGTATCAGCATGGCGCTGATCCGGTCATTGATGAATCACTCCGTTACCGGGATGCCATGGAAAAATTCCTTAAGCAGGGCATGAATGAATCGGCCGATTATCATACAAGCAGTCAACAGCTTGAAACGGTTTTTTCACAGGCGGCATATCGATAA
- a CDS encoding flagellar biosynthetic protein FliQ, with protein MNDLHMLNAMQQMLYYTMIAVCIITIPTLIVGLIVSIIQAATQINEMTMTFIPKMLVMFTLLFILSPWLMHQLVLIMRQFLTNLPAYIR; from the coding sequence ATGAATGACCTTCATATGTTAAATGCCATGCAGCAGATGCTATATTACACGATGATAGCGGTTTGTATCATCACTATTCCGACGTTGATTGTGGGTCTGATTGTTTCCATCATTCAAGCTGCAACGCAAATCAATGAAATGACCATGACATTCATACCAAAAATGCTGGTGATGTTCACACTTCTGTTTATACTCAGCCCATGGCTTATGCATCAACTGGTATTAATCATGCGCCAATTTTTGACAAATTTACCGGCATATATAAGATAA
- a CDS encoding flagellar biosynthetic protein FliR, whose protein sequence is MDIIQLIPLVYNKFILFVLIFTRISALLTFFVLFRRDLITGRIIISLASILSLYILLLYPNMSVQYGLFSISMLVQIFIQAVIGLISGLFLNVIFEVFVVAGQVISTQAGLSVASLIDQRFGFITSLTHFYIITVTLLFLLLNGHLFVIKTLADSFSVMPVDQIFLPSHMMAQVLSYSSILFSGAVTLSITIVIVLLMTNIALAVMTKFAPQFNLFSIGLNMELVIGLFCVYVTYQLFVAESGDLIRESLSLFYQSIMKMK, encoded by the coding sequence ATGGATATCATTCAGCTTATACCGCTTGTATACAATAAATTCATTCTGTTTGTGTTGATATTCACGCGCATTTCCGCTTTGTTGACTTTCTTCGTGTTGTTCAGGCGCGACTTGATAACCGGCAGGATTATTATCTCGCTGGCTTCCATTCTTTCTCTTTACATATTGCTACTTTATCCAAACATGTCTGTTCAGTATGGATTGTTTTCTATATCCATGCTTGTGCAAATATTCATTCAGGCAGTGATAGGATTGATTTCAGGCCTTTTTCTGAACGTGATTTTTGAAGTTTTTGTGGTGGCAGGCCAGGTGATTTCAACTCAGGCTGGACTGAGTGTTGCCAGTCTTATAGATCAAAGATTTGGATTTATCACCAGTCTGACCCACTTTTATATCATCACTGTTACTTTGCTGTTTCTGCTGCTGAATGGACATTTGTTTGTAATTAAAACGCTGGCCGACAGCTTTTCTGTCATGCCGGTAGATCAGATTTTCCTTCCCTCCCATATGATGGCTCAGGTGTTGTCTTATTCCAGCATCCTCTTTTCAGGCGCGGTCACGTTATCCATCACAATCGTGATCGTGTTGCTCATGACAAATATTGCTTTGGCGGTCATGACGAAATTTGCCCCGCAATTCAACCTGTTTTCTATCGGTCTCAATATGGAATTGGTCATTGGTTTGTTCTGTGTTTATGTCACGTACCAGCTTTTTGTGGCTGAAAGCGGCGATCTGATACGCGAATCGTTGAGTTTATTTTATCAATCCATTATGAAGATGAAGTAA
- the flhB gene encoding flagellar type III secretion system protein FlhB — protein MADQSAEKQHQATGRRIEDLRKKGQTLRSRDLTSGLVFMVAVIMLMVISTDLKDTLKDNFIESFGSIGSVLINQDFPADFIERIVLNTLLVMLPLFIMVVLVAFLSPFIFGGWNFTLHSLHFKFETLNPIVNLANLFSKKMVLNVLKSILKVIVIMSVLVMFALNNQSDIMKLTIFPLDVSIVAGYKIGRQFILLVSSSLVLIILYDVVTNFIEYSNRIKMTTQELKDEFKETEGNMDIKRKLKSMQMAMLKQRLTLIVPKATVVITNPTHYALAVRYDENKDKAPKVIAKGKDYIAQQIRQIAVSNGVPIYEAPLLARAIYNTSKLNSEINPGLYMAVAIVLSYVHQLKHYQHGLAQQPQYISDLKIPEQFIYSE, from the coding sequence ATGGCGGATCAATCAGCCGAAAAGCAGCACCAGGCGACCGGAAGGCGCATAGAGGACTTGCGTAAAAAGGGCCAGACCTTGCGCTCGCGTGATCTGACTAGCGGGCTGGTGTTTATGGTGGCTGTCATCATGCTCATGGTCATTTCCACCGATCTGAAAGACACGCTTAAGGACAATTTTATCGAGTCGTTTGGAAGCATTGGCAGTGTATTGATAAATCAGGATTTCCCGGCCGACTTTATTGAGCGGATCGTCCTGAATACGCTGTTGGTGATGCTGCCGCTATTTATCATGGTCGTTCTTGTCGCCTTTTTGTCTCCATTCATTTTTGGCGGATGGAATTTTACGCTTCACTCGTTACATTTCAAGTTTGAAACACTGAACCCTATCGTTAATCTGGCGAATCTCTTTTCCAAGAAAATGGTATTGAACGTGCTTAAATCCATTCTGAAGGTGATTGTCATCATGAGTGTTCTTGTCATGTTCGCTCTGAACAATCAATCAGACATCATGAAACTGACGATTTTCCCTCTGGATGTTTCTATCGTGGCCGGCTATAAGATAGGCAGGCAGTTCATCCTGCTTGTTTCTTCATCACTGGTCCTTATCATACTGTATGATGTTGTGACTAATTTTATTGAATACAGCAATAGAATCAAGATGACGACACAGGAGCTCAAGGACGAGTTCAAGGAAACGGAAGGTAATATGGACATAAAGCGTAAGCTGAAGTCTATGCAGATGGCAATGCTGAAACAGAGATTGACATTGATTGTGCCTAAGGCTACGGTCGTTATCACCAATCCTACGCATTATGCTCTCGCCGTCAGATATGACGAGAACAAGGACAAGGCACCAAAAGTCATTGCGAAGGGCAAGGATTACATTGCCCAGCAGATTCGTCAGATTGCAGTCTCGAATGGTGTGCCAATCTATGAGGCGCCTCTGCTTGCCCGTGCGATTTACAATACATCCAAACTGAATTCTGAAATTAATCCAGGGTTATATATGGCCGTCGCCATTGTGCTTTCTTATGTACACCAGTTAAAACACTACCAACATGGGCTGGCGCAACAGCCTCAGTATATCAGCGACCTGAAAATCCCTGAACAATTTATTTATAGTGAGTGA